A genomic window from Bos javanicus breed banteng chromosome 13, ARS-OSU_banteng_1.0, whole genome shotgun sequence includes:
- the NRSN2 gene encoding neurensin-2 produces MPSCDRPCGCSRGPNVEDGKWYGVRSYLHLFYEDCAGTTLSDDPEGPPVLCPHQSWPTLCWKISLSSGALLLLLGMAALITGYAVPPKLEGIGEGEFLVLDQQAADYNQALVTCRLAGTVLCGAAGTLLAICLIWAMTGWLGQDTKAEPLDTEADGHVEVFGDELEQQLSPIFRDASGQSWFPPPTSHFGQSSVQTIQPKRDF; encoded by the exons ATGCCGAGCTGTGACCGTCCCTGTGGCTGCAGCCGAGGCCCTAACGTGGAAGACGGCAAATGGTATGGGGTCCGCTCCTATCTGCACCTCTTCTACGAGGACTGTGCAGGTACCACCCTCAGCGATGACCCTGAGGGGCCTCCCGTACTGTGCCCTCACCAGTCTTGGCCCACACTGTGCTGGAAG ATCAGCTTATCCTCTGGtgccctgcttctgctgctgggTATGGCGGCCCTGATCACTGGCTACGCAGTGCCCCCAAAGTTGGAGGGCATCGGAGAAGGCGAGTTCCTGGTGTTGGATCAGCAGGCGGCCGACTACAACCAGGCCCTGGTCACCTGCCGCCTGGCAGGCACAGTGCTGTGCGGGGCAGCTGGGACCCTGCTGGCCATCTGCCTGATCTGGGCCATGACTGGTTGGCTGGGCCAGGACACCAAGGCGGAACCCTTGGACACTGAAGCCGACGGCCACGTGGAGGTCTTCGGGGATGAGCTGGAGCAGCAGCTGTCCCCCATCTTCCGTGATGCCAGTGGCCAGTCTTGGTTCCCACCACCCACCAGCCACTTTGGGCAATCCTCTGTGCAGACCATCCAGCCCAAGCGGGACTTTTGA